GCAACAAGAGAAACTAATTCAAATCGGGAAAGATAGATGGCCCCAAATCAAAACTCAGATAACACCTATAGGAGTCGAGAGCCCTGGAAAAAGGAGGTTATGAAATCTCAAATTTTTTTCTCTTCATTCAAGGATGAagaagataaatattaaaaagcaAAAGTACTTCTTGACATATACCACACTCATATGTGCGCCATAAGAGATTATAAACCAAAACTATTGACCTACAGGTAAACTAAAACACCCTGATCTCACTAGCTGATGCATTCCTGTAATGTAGACTACTAACAGTCAAAAGCCAGTTTCTTTaagataaaataacaaaaacagcAAAGTTTTAAGAAATACACTTTGTTCGACTCCAAGTCTCCAACAAATATTTCCAGAAACTGGAGTAGTTCCTGAAAACACTATTGCATTTGACTTTCACTTTCAGGCATTTATTCTGCAAGACTTCAATAGTTGAATGcaagaagaaaaattaattcaaactaaaaagaaaaagataacaGACAAAGACTGCAGGTATTCAATAATCTGATAACACCAATAGGAGATTGGAGATCCTGAAAAAAGAAGGTTATGAGATCTCATATTTTATGCTCTCTTCATTGAAGGatgaataatataaatattgaaaaagcAAAAACACTTCCTCACCTGTGCAGGATTTGAATTACGCTATATAccatagaaaaaattataaaccagaACCTTTTGACCTAAGAAAACACAGTAGAGCTCCCCGATCACTACCTGATGCATTCTTGAAACATCAATACTACTAATACTCAAAAGCAGTATTATCAGAAaccaaagaaataaaaattataaaaataagcaACAAAGATCAAAGAAAAACTCATTGTTCAACTCCAACACATAGCTCCACAAAGCTGGTGTGATTCCTGAAAATACAAACCATAGTTCACTTacacttttaaacttttgttcagTAAGACTCCAACAGTTGAATGCAACAAGTAAAATCAGTTCAAACTAAAGAAAGAGTAACCCCTTAATCAATCTGATAACATCAACAGGAGTTGCGAGACCCTGAAGGAGGAGGATAACAGATCTCAACTTTTATTCTCCCCTAATCGAAggataaagaaaataaatttttggaaGGCAAAAGTACTTCCTGACCACTTCAGAATTCTGTATGAGcggtaaaaaattataaaccagaCAAGTAAACTCAATCTTGCTAGCCATAAGGGAACACAGTAAAGCTCCCTGATCACTAGCTGatgcatttttttaaaaatcaatactACTATTATTACTCAAAAACAGGTATTATCAAAAACCaacgaaataaaatttataaaaatgaacaGTAGAGAGATCAAAGAAAAACTCATTGTTCAACTCCAGCACATAGCTCCAAAAAGCTGCTGTGGTTCCTGAAAATACAACCATAATTCACTTGCAATTTCAGACTTTTCTTCAGTAAGACTCAAATGGTTAAATGAAAAAGCTAAAATTAGTTCAAACTAATAAGAGGAACCCATTGATCAATACTCTAATGACAGCATCAGGAGTTGGGAGACCCTGAAAAAGGAGCATAAGAGATCTCAACTTTTATTCTCTTACAAGGATAAAGAAAGTAAATTTTGAGGCAAAAATACTTCCTGACCACGGAACTCTACATGTGCGGCAGAAATTTACAAACCAGAACCTTTGACCTAAAACATGCACGTATGCCGCACATAAGAAAACACAGCAAAGCTTCCCAATCACTAGGTGATGCATTCTTGAAAAATCAATACTAATGCTCAAAGCAGGTATTATCAGAAAccaaagaaataatttttttaaaaataaacagcGGAGACCAAAGAAATAGTTCAACTCCAACGCATACCTCCAAGAGTTGGTGTGGTTCCTGAAAATACAACCATGATTCACTCGACACTTTCAGACTTTTGTTCAGTAAGACTCAAATAGTTCAATGCAACAAGTAAAATCAGTTCAAACAAAAAAGAGAGGAACCTCCTAGTCAATACTCTTATAATATCATTCTCAATTTTGTAATggataaagaaaataaatttcggAAGGCAAAAATACTTCCTAACCAGTATAGAATTCTCTGTGtggtaaaaaaatataaaccagaacCTTTGACCCAAACAAACAGATAAACTGAAACTCGCCGGCCACACGGAAAGACAGTAGAGCTCCCTAATCACTAGCTGATGCATTCTTGAGAAATCAATACCACAAATACTTAAAAGCAGTTATCAtcaaaaatcaaagaaataaaatttatgaaaataagaAATCAGAGAAAAACTTATTGTTAAACTCCAACACATAACTCCCCAAAGCTGGTGTGGTTCTTGAAACTACAGCCATAATTCACTTACACTTTCAGACTTATGTTCAGTAAGACTCAAATCTCAACTTTTATTCTCTTACAATTAAAGAGAAATATAACAAATTTGAAAGGCAAAAATATTTCATGACCAGCTTTTGTTCACTAAGACTCAAATCTCAACCATAGTTACCAGATTCGCAGTACAAAAAACGGGTACACTATTCGCTTGTAGACGGGGAATCCGATACTCCGGGGGTAGGACTCTTCGATTCGCTCTTTCGGAAAGCAGTACTCCGAAACAATATTATGGGTTCAATGGTCAataatatactaatttattCATATATAGCAATTCAATTTATAGACATAAATTAGAATAAGGAACGTTTTTGACTTTTGAGTTGTATGATATATTAATTGTCCATTGAAAATACATGGAGTCGGGTCTAATAAGTTGCCTGCTAAACAAAAATTCTAacttagaaaaaaaaatgttccttttttgttatttagttTAGATTCTTATTAGAAAGCCcactaaattaaatataatggGCCAAAAACTTCATATTTGATAAACAAAAGTCTAAATAACGTGAActagttcttcttcttctattttcttattctatttcaataaaaaaaccctaaaaaccCTGCAACTTCAACTTCAACAATGGCCGGCGAACCGGACTATTTCTCCGACGAAACAATACGCGTCCCAAGACGAATCAGGTCACCGGAGAACAGCAAGCTGGAACGTAGAAACCGATACGCAGTAAGAGGGGAGGGAGATGGAATCTGGTAACTATGTCTAAACTTCTAGTCTCTTATAATTAGAGAGATGAAGAAAATAAATTCCTAACCAGTTGCAGAACTCTATATGtatagtaaaaaattaaaaaccagaTGTGACCTTTAACACACAGATAAACTGAAACTCACTGGCCATAAGGAAACACAGTAGAGCTCTCCGATCACTAGCTGATGCATTCTTGAAAAATCAATATTACTAATACTCAAAAGCAGGTATTATCAAAAATCAAAgaaatgaaatttataaaaataagagaTCAGAGAGAAACCCATTGTTCAACTCCAACACAGTTCCACAAAGCTTGTTTAGTTCCTGAAAATATAGCCATAGTTCATCTTCAGCCTTTTGTTCAATAAGACTCGAACAATTGAATGCGACAAGTAAGATTAGTTCAAACTAAAAAAAGAAGGAATTCCTAAATCAATACTCTGCTACATCAATTGTAGTTGGAAGACCCTGAAAAGGAGGATAAAAGATGTCAACTTTTGTTCTCTCTTAATCaaaagataagaaaaataatcaaatccaaaagctCTTCCTAACCAGTACAGAACTTTATATGCGCGTAAAAAATTGTAAACCAGAACCTTCAACGGTGCAGGTAAAATCAAACTCACTGAACACAAAAGAACACACTACAGCTCCATTATCACTAGTTGATGGATTCCTGAAATAGCAAGACTACTTTTACCCAAACTCACCAATATAATAACCAAAAGAACAGCAAAGATCTAAAAATATTCATTGTCTAATTCAAACACATAGCTCCAAAAAACTGGTATGGTTCCTGAAAACACGTACACATTTCACTTTCAGGCTCCTGTTCAGCAAGACTAGAATAGTTAAATGCAGCAAGAAAAActaattcaaattaaataagaaaaagaacAGACAAACCCATTTTCAATATAGTCTGATAACACCAATAGGAGTTGGGAAATCCTGAAAAAGGAGGTTAAGGTCTCAAATTCAATGCTCTTTCCATTGAAATGTCTGAAGGGAAAAATACTCACAAACCAGAACTATTGACCTAAAGACAAGTAAAATCAAACTCCCTGACCATAAGAAAACACAGTAAAGCTCCATTATCATCACTAATGGATGCATTCCTGTTAAATCAATACTACTAACAGTCAAAAGCCGATATTAACAGAAAccagagaaataaaaataaacagtaGAGATCAAAGAAAAACTCATTGTTAAATTCCATCACATAGCTCCACAAAACTGGTTGTGGTTCCTGAAAACACAACCGTAGTTCAGCTAACACTCTCAGACTTATGTTTAGCAAGACATCAAATACTTGACCGCAACAAGTAAAATTAAgtgaaaatagaaaaagagaAACCCCCTAACTGATACTCTGATAACCAATAGAAGTTGGGAGACCCTGAAAAAGGAGCATAACAGATCTCAACTTTTATTCTCTCTTAATTAAAGGATAAAGAATAAtttagaaaggaaaaaaatactTCCTGACCTATACAAAACTCTATTTGTACTGTAAGAAATTATAAACCCAAACGGTTGACGTAAACATGCAGGTAGAAAAGAACCCCTTCCCTGACTATAATTTGATCACTGGCTGATGCATTCCTGAAATATCAAGAGTATTTGTGCTAAAAATAAGACATTATTATTAAGaactaacaaaataaataaataaaaatcaaagacAGCTCCATAAACTGCtgtgttttctgaaaacacaACCACACACCTTCAGATTTTTGTTTAGAAAAACTTGCATACTTAAAATGcaataagaaaaattaattcaaGTTGAAAGGAAACAAACAGGATATACAATACTCTGATAACTAGCACCAATAGGAGTTCGGATATCCTAGATATCCTGAAAAGAGagttattaaatttcaacaCTTATTTCATTAGTgcatgaagaagaaaaatattCAGAGGGAATTAACTCCCACACTCATACAAAACTCTACACATATCATAAGATATTATAAATCAGAGCTATTGACCTAAGCACACAGGTAAAAACTAAAGCCCTCCAATAATAGGAATTGGTCTATCCCAGAGATCCTGAAAAGGGGAGTTATTAGATTTCAACTTTTATTTCATTAATgtatgaagaaaaaaatattcagAGGAAATTAATTGCCAGACTGGTACAAAACTCAACACGTATCACAAGATATTATAAATCAGAGCTATTGACCTAAGCACACAGGTAAACTAAAACTCTCTAACTAGGAGTGTCAAAATGGGTTGGCGGGTCATGTTCGTGTCGTGTCGACTCATTCTGTTGACACGGTTAGGGtcaacacgaacacgacccatttaactaatcgtgtcaaaattCCCAATCCTAACACgacacaaattttaaacgagTGACACGGCACAACACGATTAACACGCTAAGATAAATGGGTAACACAATTAACACAATTACACGGCTAACACGATACGACTAACACGACCCACTTaacatttaagaattttttaaatcatataaatataattttaacctcaaatttatcaattaattttcaaattgtaaaattttaatataaataatttatttttatattaatataattaatttagtaattttattatatattttttataattataactattttatttttatattattataaataatagaatttataAACGAGTTAGGTGAGTTAGATGGGTTCGCGAGTCAACCCGTGACACGACccatttatttcgtgtcataaaTGGGTTGACACGTTTTCGACACGAAAACGCTAAACCTCAACCCGGATTCGTCAAACTTACGGGTTAGACGAATCGTGTTATcgtgtcatgacccattttgacacccctatCTCTAACTATAAGAGAACACAAACTCATCACTTTGTTCCAATAGATAGCTCCACAACGCTAGCGTGGTTCCTGAAAACACAACCAAAATTCACTTTTCACTTTCAggattttgtttggtaacgtgaATAGTCTAAtgcaacaataaaaaataattcaaactgGAGAAAGAGACTAAAAACTCAGAAATCGAAATTATTAAGAACCAACAAAACAAAAGCAGCAATCAGGAAACTCATTGTTCAATTCCACGTAGTAGCTCCACAAAGCCAGTGCGATTCCTCCAACTAACCAAAACTTTCCACCACCATCATGAATCATAAACTGTATGAGTAGCAAAATGAAGTCTTAGAAAATCTATATTCAATTTTATGCATAGGCATTTTCCACAAAATGGCGGTATATGAGTTATCCAAATACTAAATATCATCAACTGATAATTCAAAAGGCCGAATTAAGCACCAATCCCTAACTTTCTAGATCTAAAATCAAAGTTCTCTCCAAGCCGACAGAAAAGATCCCATAATGATGATGTCAAGTCAGAATCTAACAAATAAAAATCGGCAATAGATTAAATCTTCATCGTAGAATCTTCAGAGACACTACGCACAAACAGATACAAATCAATCTCATGTTTACCGTCAGCTGGTGATCTTGAAAGAGTAACTAAAAAGGAACAGATGCAGAAAAACCCTAATTACGGTCGCAACAGCAAAATCAGACTCTTCCATCacattaacaaataaaaaatccaatcgcaaaatacacaaataataaaTCCAATAATCGAAAAGCGAAGCTATTAGAACATAGCACCCCAGCAAGAAGAGAGCGATGTTACCAAACACGTTGTCGAGAACCTTTGGCTAAGAGCAATTAGTTTAACGAGGTGGGTTTGCATTTATAGAAGAGCAAGGTTTAGATGGATGGACAGGATTAAATTATAGATGGTGACATGGACGTTTATGATCTTCTAGAGAAAGTCGGTTAGTATGATGAAACGCGTTTTCTCTATTGTGTGAGGCGGTGGAAAGCCGATTTTTTACGCGTTTTTATTTTTCCGGATTAGACTAGGactgaaaaagttaaaatagcaATTCCAGATTGGATGTTTtgtttatcataaaaaaaacaatttcactaTTATGTTGGTGaaattcattattaattttgtttatataattttaaggcttaatcaccaaaaaaacccaaTCTTTTAGACCCTTTTCAAATGTAccatgacgttgcaattttatcagttgcaccctaattcgcacctttagtTTTCTATTTCACCCTCAAAtgctaaattgatctcttcttcatttgaaaaaaattaaaaaaagtcatccatttttaactttttgtgtggaaaagagttcaaacaagtactttataaggatttttatgaatttttcccgagtgaaaaagagtccaatttgattttgagggtggaattgaaactcaAATGTGCAAATTAGGGTGTAACTGACAAAATtgtaacgtcagggtgcaactgaaaggGGCTAAAAGTTggggttttttttggtgattaagactaattttaacttgatttaaaaataacttaCACTTCAACAATGAATGAGTGTTACGTCAGCagcgtgtatgaatttggaaaaaaaataaaagttgatgtatttttatgagaagttttaaagaacatGATTAAACTGAGAACttataaaattggtgaatttttatgacattacctcATTTCTAAAACAAATACATTGTAAAGCTGTCATTCAAgcacaataaataattaaaaaattgaataaatttctAACGAATTGAAATAATAGGATAATTTTACAACTTTTGAAAGATTtgtataaaatttttaaaagtttaaaaaataatcttttaactccattgaatattaaaaaaattaatttactatttCACTTTAATTCAagaatctaatttatttttttatgtttacaaTATTcaactataattatattataattaatcaatattaaGAAGACAAATCATCGACTATTAGAACGTTATGATGATGTAGCGAGTTTGGCCCCGCCTCGAGTATATTGTAGTAAGTAtccatatttatttattaattatttattacttaaacataatactattttataattataacacttttttcataaaaaaaacattattcttattataatattatttaattatattttcttaattataCTAACTTTACGATTTTGTTCAATAATCAATAGCATTATATGAATAAGAATGAACGGATACACAGAGATAATAATCGAGGCTAGTATGTTCGGCACACAATAATCAACatcaaacataaattttaacgCTTTAGCGAGCAAATTACTGTTGTATTCGCTAGCTGCCAATGCACGACAGGTCTTCCTCCTCAACGTGAAAACCTTGGACTAATGGTTGttgaattgatataattattaataaaattcattattaattttgtttatataattataacttaatttaattattggcattatattatttttataataaattagcgTTAtggtgatatttttttatttgatatggtatcaattaattaatttaaaataatcaaagtTAAACCTGATATGCTCTACTAATTGGTTtcttcaaaagaaaaagaacgCTAGTTTAATGGGTGTAAGGTTGGATATTCTTGTTGGCTTGCCGCAACAGAGGTGAGAACGAATTTTAATGATGTTATTACAAcatgtcatcattttaatgatgtttTTCAATGTTAGCTTAATTCACAAATGATGTGATGAACTCAGtctatttaagaatttatctGATAGGAGAAGATCCATACAAGCAagcttttgtttttgaattttagtcaatatttttaattagggattaataaacttttggtatctcaactttttaaaaaatcacaatATGACGTCTCAACAAAAGTTTATATCAAACCGCTAagtgaacttgttaaataattacaaattagtTGTTTCAGCcggtttatataaaaaaaaaagtgatatgGCATATGACATGGCTGAAATACAGGTGACTAACCGGCATTTTAACCTGCTGCCGAAATGAAACCGACTGGAACagctaattttaaattatttaacaagttcagacaccattttgatataaatttttgttgAAACACCATattgtcatttaaaaaaaaaatcagacatcaaaagtttattaatcccttttaattattaaatgtaatttagcaatttaaggacccataaataaaaactaaatataaagaGACTAAAAAATTAGCATAATGGATTGCCTTAAGTAAACTAAAAAAACGTATTGATTATTATTCTATCTAGGTGTAACCAAACATAAATTTACTAGCTATATAGTATGTATAAGCAgaacaattgctaaaaaattatagtaattatataattaaaagatcTCCCTCACTCCATGTCTTTCTTCTCTTAAATAGATAGACATCAAAATCTAGCTAGTCTCCAAATTAATAATCATACTAATAGTAATAAAGACAAACACTTACAGAATGACTTCTCTCTCTGAAGATGTGCCCCCTGAGAACTCTGAAGAAGATCGTATTCCTAAGGCAGATGATCGTTCTACCAAAAAGGCGAAGCTTAGATCTGATGACCCTCATGACAACCCAGTAGGGGGAATGTCTTTCAGAGACAAAGTCCTTCAGTCATCCAGGGGAAAGGAAGATATTTTTGAAAGTTCATTCGAGGATTTTTACCTGTCAGGTGAAGATGTTTCTATGAATTTTGAGGAAGGGCTTCCATCGATTCACTTTTCCTCAAGAGTGCAAGATGAGTTATCCAAACCATGGCTAAAAACGGTGGTGATTAAACTGCTTGGCCGGCCAATtggttataaaaatttatgtaaTCGTCTGGAAAATATATGGAAATTCTCACGAGGTTTCGATGTTATAGATCTTGAAAATGACTATTTTTTGGTGAGATTTTGGAGTGGTAGTGACGTTGAAGCAGTCCTAACGGGTGGTCCTTGGGTCATCTTAGGGCACTATTTATCTGTGCAAGCGTGGAGTCCAAACTTCGATTGTACTAGTGATTGTATTAACTCAATTCATGCATGGATCCGGCTCCCGGGGATGCCAATTCATTATTACAATAAGCAAGTTCTTAGGTATATTGGACAGATGGTGAGAAAGGTCGTAGAAATCGATTATTGTACGGAATCAGTAGAAAGGGGTAAATTTGCCCGCATTGCAGTCGAACTTGATCTTAGAAAGGCACTAGTGTCTCAGTTTGTTCTAGACGGTAAAGTTCAGCGTGTGGAATACGAATGTTTACCCCGTATTTGTTTCTCTTGTGGAAAGTTTGGTCACACTAAGGACAATTGCCCAGAAATCATCACTACTGGTCAGAATTCGAACCAGGCGAATGATGAAGGTAAAACCAGTAATAAGCCGACAAGAACGGAGAAGATGGTGCCTGCTGAAAACCCTAGCTATGGTCCTTGGATGATTGTTAACAAAAGAGGTAAGTCTAAACCTGATTATGGACATTCCAAAGATAACAAATCTTCCAATTCAGTTAGGGATAATGATTGGAGAGGATCTCGATTTCAAATTCTTGAAAATACTGACATGGAAGTTGGCTTAAATGGAGATAATAATCCTAATATAGAGGAGGAAGTTGCGGATAAGAATCTCACTGGAGAAGGGTCTCTTCATGCTAGGGTTTACGATTCTCAAAGTGCAGCCAACGACACTTTTTCTTCTAAGGTTAGTAGTAAGAGTAATCATAAAAAAGACACCATAGAGAAGCCCACTAAAGAAGGCCACCAATTAAAGAGCAGATATAATATgagaaaaattgacaaatacCCTAGATGTGTGAAAATATTGTAAATTTTACTAGagcaaaaatcaaaattgaataatGCAGTtaccaaaatttaaattacacaaatatcaattttaatataggAAATACGGTTTGCATGAATTAGGAAATCAACTGTTATGATTTTTAATATCTCCTACAAATGGGCAAACTAACATATTGAGAATATATTTTCAAGAATCTTCAAAATCCATAAAGAGAAATAATATTGCATTTAACAAACTTTCCATATATTATGGAATTTTAATGATTCTTTAAAAACGTACCACCATT
This region of Mercurialis annua linkage group LG1-X, ddMerAnnu1.2, whole genome shotgun sequence genomic DNA includes:
- the LOC130015168 gene encoding uncharacterized protein LOC130015168, with protein sequence MTSLSEDVPPENSEEDRIPKADDRSTKKAKLRSDDPHDNPVGGMSFRDKVLQSSRGKEDIFESSFEDFYLSGEDVSMNFEEGLPSIHFSSRVQDELSKPWLKTVVIKLLGRPIGYKNLCNRLENIWKFSRGFDVIDLENDYFLVRFWSGSDVEAVLTGGPWVILGHYLSVQAWSPNFDCTSDCINSIHAWIRLPGMPIHYYNKQVLRYIGQMVRKVVEIDYCTESVERGKFARIAVELDLRKALVSQFVLDGKVQRVEYECLPRICFSCGKFGHTKDNCPEIITTGQNSNQANDEGKTSNKPTRTEKMVPAENPSYGPWMIVNKRGKSKPDYGHSKDNKSSNSVRDNDWRGSRFQILENTDMEVGLNGDNNPNIEEEVADKNLTGEGSLHARVYDSQSAANDTFSSKVSSKSNHKKDTIEKPTKEGHQLKSRYNMRKIDKYPRCVKIL